Within the Gammaproteobacteria bacterium genome, the region CTGCTGTGGGTCTCTCGTGACCGTCCGTTCGCAATGCTTTCTGCCGCAATCGGTAACGCCGTATTCTTCATTCTCTACGGTTTCCGTCAGATGGCGGAACAGAAAGAACATGAAATTGAGCAAACCGGGAGTGATATTTCAAAGCTGTTATTCCTCGAGATCCTCGATCTTTCTTTCAGCATTGACGGCATCTTTGGCGCATTTGCGTTTACAACGAATGTCGGTCTCATCCTCATCGGCAACGGTATCGGCGCCATCGTCGTGCGCGAACTGACCATTAAAGGGGTCGATCAAGTCAATCGTTATCGTTGGCTCAAGAATGGCGCCATGACCTCGATTGGCGTCCTCGGTGGTTTTATGATCACCGAGTCTTTTGGTGTCCATCTTCCCGAATGGCTGCCAACCGCCACTACGCTCAGCATCGTCGGGGTAGCCTTCTGGTCGTCACATCGCCATCTTCAGGCAGAGGAAGCGGCGCACAAATAGCGTAATCATTCACCCCCTCCCAA harbors:
- a CDS encoding conserved membrane hypothetical protein (Evidence 4 : Unknown function but conserved in other organisms) encodes the protein MVSTIITIIGLLVLEVIQSIDNAIVNAHMLSTMSVRARRWFLIWGILTAVFLVRGVLPFLIVWLTSPNLSLWQAIHAIVGSDPIAQQAMAQSAYILLIGGGMFLLLLYFHWLLLEKKDPFFFIERVVKEQHGVWFFAIAAVLLVGLLWVSRDRPFAMLSAAIGNAVFFILYGFRQMAEQKEHEIEQTGSDISKLLFLEILDLSFSIDGIFGAFAFTTNVGLILIGNGIGAIVVRELTIKGVDQVNRYRWLKNGAMTSIGVLGGFMITESFGVHLPEWLPTATTLSIVGVAFWSSHRHLQAEEAAHK